GCCGGAGCAATTACCGGCCCAACAAAGTGATCTTCTCTTTATCGGAGGAACGATCAATAGAAAACTCTTACCTTTTCTATTAGAAACATATGAGAAAATGCCTAAGAAGAAGTGGGTTGTTGCTATTGGAGCGTGTCCTTTATCTGGTGGACCATTTGACTCTTATAATATCGTCACTGATATCTCTAAATATATCCCAGTAGATATTGCTATTGCTGGTTGTCCTCCAAGACCTGCAGATATAGAGGCCGCAATGACTCTTTTAAAAGAGAGAATTGCTGCTGGAGTAATGGCCAGTGAATAAATCTAATAATTTGAGAGACTTTTTTCAAGAAG
Above is a genomic segment from Halobacteriovorax sp. HLS containing:
- a CDS encoding NADH-quinone oxidoreductase subunit B yields the protein MRDNIPTFFDTQQGNGIEKLSLTTNAASFLEKFNNWINVNSSIPFIFDTACCSVEYSWRYKFNYFEEDFEPEQLPAQQSDLLFIGGTINRKLLPFLLETYEKMPKKKWVVAIGACPLSGGPFDSYNIVTDISKYIPVDIAIAGCPPRPADIEAAMTLLKERIAAGVMASE